A genomic segment from Verrucomicrobiota bacterium encodes:
- a CDS encoding elongation factor Tu: MAKEKFERTKPHVNVGTIGHVDHGKTT; encoded by the coding sequence ATGGCGAAGGAGAAGTTTGAGCGCACGAAGCCGCACGTCAACGTCGGCACGATCGGCCACGTCGATCATGGCAAGACCAC